In the genome of Bradyrhizobium arachidis, one region contains:
- a CDS encoding Bug family tripartite tricarboxylate transporter substrate binding protein — protein sequence MSALSRRLLLAAAALCFSLPALAQPWPQRPVTIVVPQPAGNSPDVMCRLITEKLSRTLGQQFVVENRPGAANLVGTQSVARAAPDGYTFLFATSAALVTNPYTFKKLPYDPVKDFVPVAMAAKSNHVLLVNPEVKANTLPELIKLEKSAPGSLSLAVDGARNLSGLIAQAINKSAGTGFVLIPYNTTTNAVQDAISGRIQVTIQSASIAEAFIKAGTLRPVAVAGAKRIDSLPDVPAIAETLQSVDLQGWFMFMAPVGTPAEIVEKLSAEIASALESSDVRERAPTLGFDVSVGDAVTTAGAKRFLDQQLASSGKIIQGLGIEPE from the coding sequence ATGTCCGCACTATCCCGTCGTCTGCTGCTCGCCGCCGCCGCGCTTTGTTTCTCTCTTCCGGCCTTGGCGCAGCCCTGGCCGCAGAGGCCGGTGACCATCGTCGTGCCGCAGCCGGCGGGCAACAGCCCGGACGTGATGTGCCGCCTCATCACCGAAAAGCTCTCGCGGACCCTCGGGCAGCAATTCGTGGTCGAGAATCGTCCGGGTGCCGCAAACCTCGTCGGCACGCAGTCCGTCGCCCGTGCGGCGCCGGACGGCTACACGTTCCTGTTTGCCACGTCGGCCGCGCTCGTCACCAATCCCTACACGTTCAAGAAACTGCCCTACGACCCCGTGAAGGACTTCGTGCCGGTCGCGATGGCTGCCAAGAGCAACCACGTCCTCCTCGTCAATCCCGAGGTGAAGGCCAATACGCTGCCGGAGTTGATCAAGCTCGAGAAGTCGGCGCCGGGTTCATTGAGTCTGGCCGTCGATGGTGCGCGCAATCTCTCGGGCCTGATCGCTCAAGCCATCAACAAGAGCGCCGGAACCGGCTTTGTGCTCATCCCCTACAACACGACCACGAATGCGGTGCAGGACGCGATCTCGGGCCGCATCCAGGTGACGATCCAGTCGGCGTCCATCGCCGAAGCCTTCATCAAGGCAGGTACGCTGCGACCGGTCGCCGTTGCCGGAGCCAAGCGGATCGACTCCCTGCCGGACGTTCCTGCGATCGCGGAGACGCTGCAAAGCGTCGACCTGCAGGGCTGGTTCATGTTCATGGCGCCAGTCGGCACGCCCGCCGAGATCGTCGAAAAGCTGAGCGCCGAGATTGCAAGCGCCCTGGAATCATCCGATGTGCGCGAGCGAGCTCCAACTCTCGGTTTCGATGTCAGCGTTGGCGATGCCGTGACGACGGC